Proteins found in one Arachis stenosperma cultivar V10309 chromosome 8, arast.V10309.gnm1.PFL2, whole genome shotgun sequence genomic segment:
- the LOC130945198 gene encoding arginine-specific demethylase JMJ20 isoform X1 encodes MNIKKGEIEKVNWKNLSYSEFVERFMQKNQPLLLNGFSEHHNWRASVDWVTPLGHPNFQFFSTNFGDSKVQVADCDTREFTDQKREEMLVSEFIGRCLQDVEGSAVQCSNSHSVPYLKDWHFVKEYPEYVAYKTPMFFCDDWLNLYLDNYRMHTDSDTYQENNEICCSDYRFVYMGVKGSWTPLHADVFRSYSWSANVCGKKRWLFLDPSQHHLVFDRNMKNCVYNIFDEVSDSKFPGFKKAIWLECLQEAGETIFVPSGWYHQVHNLEDTISINHNWFNAYNLSWVWNLLLRDYNEANEYIEDIKDVCEDFEGLCQRNLAANTGMNFYDFFTFISRFTLANIVLLCYINGRHGNITQISSTIAQHLLMNLGSTRKVALEMKDRHALKGNQDRAVDIIETLEDPRFCKLCMDIGRTYAMIHEESHLSFDFESASAGEIADLTVLKAYTSSEFYTPEDLVEFIDNAVAEHGDCYINSSVI; translated from the exons ATGAACATAAAAAAGGGTGAGATTGAGAAGGTGAATTGGAAGAATTTGAGTTACAGTGAATTTGTGGAGAGATTCATGCAAAAAAACCAACCTTTGTTGCTCAATGGATTCTCGGAACATCACAATTGGAGAGCTTCAGTTGATTGGGTCACCCCTCTTGGCCACCccaattttcaatttttctccACAAATTTTGGGGATTCCAAAGTTCAG GTTGCAGATTGTGACACAAGAGAGTTCACCGATCAGAAAAGGGAGGAGATGCTGGTTTCGGAGTTTATAGGACGTTGCCTTCAAGATGTTGAAGGTTCTGCAGTCCAATGTAGCAATAGTCACTCTGTACCGTATTTGAAGGATTGGCATTTTGTAAAG GAGTATCCAGAATATGTAGCTTATAAAACTCCAATGTTCTTTTGTGATGATTGGCTTAACCTGTATCTTGACAACTACAGAATGCATACTGATTCTGACACATACCAAGAAAATAACGAAATATGTTGCTCTGACTATCGTTTTGTATACATGGGAGTTAAAG GATCTTGGACTCCTCTTCATGCCGATGTTTTCCGGTCATATAGCTGGTCGGCAAATGTTTGCGGAAAAAAGAGATGGCTTTTTCTAGATCCTTCCCAACATCATCTTGTATTTGACAG GAATATGAAAAATTGTGTATATAATATCTTTGATGAAGTATCTGACTCAAAATTTCCTGGTTTCAAAAAG GCTATCTGGTTAGAATGCTTGCAAGAAGCAGGTGAAACTATATTTGTTCCCAGTGGATGGTACCATCAAGTTCATAATTTG GAGGATACAATATCTATAAACCACAACTGGTTCAATGCGTATAACCTTTCATGGGTG TGGAATTTACTTTTGAGGGACTACAACGAGGCCAACGAATACATAGAAGACATCAAGGATGTATGTGAGGATTTCGAAGGTCTTTGCCAGCGCAATCTTGCTGCTAACACGG GGATGAACTTTTATGACTTCTTTACTTTCATATCACGCTTCACCTTGGCCAACATTGTCTTGCTTTGTTATATAAATGGAAGACATGGAAATATCACTCAAATCTCATCAACAATAGCTCAGCAtttattgatgaatcttggatCCACAAGGAAGGTTGCATTGGAGATGAAAGACAGGCATGCTCTAAAAGGAAATCAGGATCGCGCTGTGGACATTATAGAAACACTTGAAGATCCTAGGTTTTGCAAATTGTGCATGGATATAGGAAGAACATATGCAATGATACATGAAGAGTCTCATTTGTCCTTTGATTTCGAGAGCGCTTCGGCTGGTGAAATAGCGGATCTCACTGTTTTGAAAGCATACACTTCATCTGAGTTCTACACACCTGAAGATCTTGTTGAATTTATAGACAATGCTGTTGCAGAACATGGTGACTGTTACATCAACTCATCTGTAATATAA
- the LOC130945198 gene encoding arginine-specific demethylase JMJ20 isoform X2 yields MLVSEFIGRCLQDVEGSAVQCSNSHSVPYLKDWHFVKEYPEYVAYKTPMFFCDDWLNLYLDNYRMHTDSDTYQENNEICCSDYRFVYMGVKGSWTPLHADVFRSYSWSANVCGKKRWLFLDPSQHHLVFDRNMKNCVYNIFDEVSDSKFPGFKKAIWLECLQEAGETIFVPSGWYHQVHNLEDTISINHNWFNAYNLSWVWNLLLRDYNEANEYIEDIKDVCEDFEGLCQRNLAANTGMNFYDFFTFISRFTLANIVLLCYINGRHGNITQISSTIAQHLLMNLGSTRKVALEMKDRHALKGNQDRAVDIIETLEDPRFCKLCMDIGRTYAMIHEESHLSFDFESASAGEIADLTVLKAYTSSEFYTPEDLVEFIDNAVAEHGDCYINSSVI; encoded by the exons ATGCTGGTTTCGGAGTTTATAGGACGTTGCCTTCAAGATGTTGAAGGTTCTGCAGTCCAATGTAGCAATAGTCACTCTGTACCGTATTTGAAGGATTGGCATTTTGTAAAG GAGTATCCAGAATATGTAGCTTATAAAACTCCAATGTTCTTTTGTGATGATTGGCTTAACCTGTATCTTGACAACTACAGAATGCATACTGATTCTGACACATACCAAGAAAATAACGAAATATGTTGCTCTGACTATCGTTTTGTATACATGGGAGTTAAAG GATCTTGGACTCCTCTTCATGCCGATGTTTTCCGGTCATATAGCTGGTCGGCAAATGTTTGCGGAAAAAAGAGATGGCTTTTTCTAGATCCTTCCCAACATCATCTTGTATTTGACAG GAATATGAAAAATTGTGTATATAATATCTTTGATGAAGTATCTGACTCAAAATTTCCTGGTTTCAAAAAG GCTATCTGGTTAGAATGCTTGCAAGAAGCAGGTGAAACTATATTTGTTCCCAGTGGATGGTACCATCAAGTTCATAATTTG GAGGATACAATATCTATAAACCACAACTGGTTCAATGCGTATAACCTTTCATGGGTG TGGAATTTACTTTTGAGGGACTACAACGAGGCCAACGAATACATAGAAGACATCAAGGATGTATGTGAGGATTTCGAAGGTCTTTGCCAGCGCAATCTTGCTGCTAACACGG GGATGAACTTTTATGACTTCTTTACTTTCATATCACGCTTCACCTTGGCCAACATTGTCTTGCTTTGTTATATAAATGGAAGACATGGAAATATCACTCAAATCTCATCAACAATAGCTCAGCAtttattgatgaatcttggatCCACAAGGAAGGTTGCATTGGAGATGAAAGACAGGCATGCTCTAAAAGGAAATCAGGATCGCGCTGTGGACATTATAGAAACACTTGAAGATCCTAGGTTTTGCAAATTGTGCATGGATATAGGAAGAACATATGCAATGATACATGAAGAGTCTCATTTGTCCTTTGATTTCGAGAGCGCTTCGGCTGGTGAAATAGCGGATCTCACTGTTTTGAAAGCATACACTTCATCTGAGTTCTACACACCTGAAGATCTTGTTGAATTTATAGACAATGCTGTTGCAGAACATGGTGACTGTTACATCAACTCATCTGTAATATAA